A genomic window from Silene latifolia isolate original U9 population chromosome 11, ASM4854445v1, whole genome shotgun sequence includes:
- the LOC141613295 gene encoding protein FAR1-RELATED SEQUENCE 5-like codes for MHVEFPETPEIVYFAMVTGLIGNVFPAPNDITPFLIANSYVRDHFRGRVAGFIPAPLANPEAEAEALLGYHVSTVSYQALWRMANRWRALTGDLAVRESRLAHGTADSAELARARDELDAARSMIQIVQVNNVEECCEDVENVGEEEFSKVLQGVGEDEFCRIVESQFMPYVGQQFDSIEEAVQFYKTYALACGFDVRKYTTKKWRDGTIRSKLLVCNREGFMYAKKVGKSKDVVVGGSTQEVEESGDKQRRKTKVRRVGCKARVRLFLMNGLLVVDQFHAGHSHEIVEFKDREFQKLSRRLHKYHKGLIVCNSRLKIGATKTYKMCKEHVNGFQNIGASVTDFKNFHRDVKCYINDKDGQLFIDRFKNMEETRDDFFFDYEVDVDGSLIRAIWADGVGRRNYSVYGDAVSFDPTYSTNKYDMVFTPFTGVDNHKRSVTFAGALIFREKDEYFDWVFSRFLVAMGGKEPEYIITDQDPGIISPVQHIFKTARHRFCMWHIMNKVPVKYGGNAKDFTDFTKKLNAIVWDESIEPDEFDMRWCEIMKEHGVGPERDWFEEVYKKRRQWVMAHCRDLNMGSVMRTTQRSESENSLFKKFENNSGTLVEFWSRYESAIDQQRHTQKKLDNENRQTSPKLATRLPIESHGARVYTHVVFDVFQEEEIPDAYVARRWTKDAVGYASDVKDIIDGKEIEMTKLWSEVYETVGLLRDRDKTNVERLGILIREFKEELRPSLDELTKEQEIEQLLGCKPIEKITILPPKQAKNKGNGKIMLSTKSKVAAKNAKPKRMCNNCKQMAHHDKRNCPNPFAERPPISVQSSSEESENEAEEEEEDWE; via the exons ATGCATGTTGAGTTTCCGGAGACACCGGAGATAGTGTATTTCGCCATGGTCACGGGTTTGATCGGTAATGTTTTTCCTGCACCGAATGACATCACTCCTTTCCTGATTGCGAACTCCTATGTGAGGGACCACTTTAGGGGGAGAGTGGCTGGCTTtattccggcgccgttggcgaatCCAGAGGCTGAGGCTGAGGcacttcttgggtaccac GTGTCAACAGTTAGttatcaggctttgtggcggatggctaaccggtggagggcacttACTGGTGACCTGGCTGTGAGGGAGTCTCGGCTTGCACAT GGCACTGCGGAttcggcggagcttgctcgggccCGTGATGAGTTGGACGCAGCGAGGTCGATGATCCAG ATTGTACAAGTGAACAATG TGGAAGAATGTTGTGAGGATGTTGAAAATGTAGGGGAAGAGGAATTCTCTAAAGTATTGCAAGGTGTAGGGGAGGATGAATTTTGTAGGATAGTGGAAAGCCAATTTATGCCATATGTAGGACAACAATTCGATTCCATAGAAGAAGCTGTTCAATTCTATAAGACGTACGCGCTGGCCTGTGGATTTGATGTGCGTAAATACACAACGAAGAAGTGGCGTGACGGAACTATTAGATCGAAACTCCTAGTATGTAACCGAGAGGGGTTCATGTATGCAAAGAAGGTGGGCAAATCCAAAGATGTTGTAGTTGGTGGAAGCACACAGGAGGTGGAAGAGAGTGGAGATAAACAAAGAAGGAAAACTAAAGTGAGGAGGGTTGGATGCAAAGCTAGGGTTAGATTGTTCTTGATGAACGGCCTTCTAGTAGTTGATCAATTTCATGCGGGACACAGTCACGAGATTGTGGAATTTAAAGATAGGGAATTTCAGAAACTGTCAAGGCGGTTACACAAATATCACAAGGGGCTCATTGTCTGTAACTCAAGG CTGAAGATAGGTGCAACAAAGACATACAAAATGTGCaaggaacatgttaatgggtttCAGAATATAGGAGCGAGTGTAACCGACTTCAAGAATTTTCACAGAGACGTAAAGTGCTACATTAATGACAAGGATGGTCAATTGTTCATAGACCGTTTTAAGAACATGGAAGAAACGCGTGATGATTTCTTTTTCGATTATGAGGTAGATGTTGATGGGAGCCTGATCAGGGCAATATGGGCGGATGGAGTTGGTAGAAGAAACTACTCGGTATATGGTGATGCTGTGTCTTTCGACCCgacatactcaacaaacaagtacgacATGGTTTTTACACCTTTCACAGGTGTTGATAATCATAAAAGATCGGTAACATTTGCGGGTGCATTGATTTTTAGGGAGAAGGATGAGTATTTTGATTGGGTTTTCAGCCGGTTTTTGGTTGCGATGGGTGGTAAGGAACCAGAGTATATTATAACAGACCAAGACCCAGGAATTATATCACCTGTTCAGCACATATTCAAGACGGCTAGGCACCGtttttgcatgtggcacatcatgAACAAGGTACCTGTGAAATACGGGGGCAACGCGAAAGATTTTACAGATTTCACGAAGAAGTTGAATGCCATAGTGTGGGACGAAAGCATTGAACCAGATGAGTTTGACATGCGTTGGTGTGAGATAATGAAGGAACATGGAGTTGGTCCCGAACGTGACTGGTTTGAGGAAGTGTACAAGAAAAGAAGGCAGTGGGTGATGGCCCATTGTAGGGACTTAAATATGGGGAGTGTTATGAGGACAACGCAGAGATCCGAGAGCGAAAACAGTTTGTTTAAGAAATTTGAGAATAATTCGGGAACGTTAGTCGAGTTCTGGTCGCGGTATGAGAGTGCTATAGACCAGCAAAGACACACACAAAAAAAGCTTGACAATGAGAACAGGCAGACATCACCGAAATTAGCAACTCGGTTGCCAATAGAGAGCCACGGGGCAAGAGTGTATACACATGTGGTATTCGATGTGTTCCAAGAGGAG GAAATACCGGATGCTTACGTGGCTAGAAGATGGACAAAGGATGCAGTCGGCTACGCGTCTGATGTAAAGGATATTATTGATGGGAAAGAAATTGAAATGACaaagttgtggtcagaagtttatgaaacagttgGATTATTGAGAGATAGGGATAAGACTAATGTAGAGAGGTTGGGCATTTTAATTCGGGAGTTTAAAGAAGAGTTAAGACCATCATTGGACGAGTTGACGAAGGAACAAGAAATAGAACAGTTACTTGGATGTAAGCCTATCGAGAAAATTACAATACTTCCTCCTAAGCAGGCGAAAAACAAGGGGAATGGAAAAATAATGTTGTCGACGAAGAGTAAAGTTGCTGCAAAAAATGCTAAACCAAAGAGGATGTGCAACAACTGTAAGCAAATGGCACACCATGACAAGAGAAATTGCCCCAACCCGTTTGCAGAGCGTCCACCGATTTCAGTTCAATCTTCTTCAGAGGAGAGTGAGAATGaggcagaagaagaagaagaggactGGGAGTAG